Proteins found in one Misgurnus anguillicaudatus chromosome 3, ASM2758022v2, whole genome shotgun sequence genomic segment:
- the cplx2a gene encoding complexin 2, like, translated as MNFLLKAAMGGGPPDVGKMMGGDEDKDPEAEKEKEEQRQEALRQEEEERKAKHTKMEAEREVIRQGIRDKYGIKKREEAEAEAQAAMEQASEGSLTRPKKAVPSGCGDEDEEENIMDTMMKYLPGPLQDMLRK; from the exons GAGGTCCTCCTGATGTTGGTAAAATGATGGGGGGAGATGAGGATAAAGACCCTGAAGCggaaaaagagaaagaagagCAGAGACAGGAAGCTCTGCGACAGGAGGAGGAAGAGAGGAAGGCCAAACATACCAAAATGGAGGCAGAGCGGGAAGTCATAAGACAGGGCATCAGAGACAAG TACGGCATTAAGAAACGAGAGGAGGCGGAGGCCGAAGCACAGGCAGCTATGGAGCAAGCGAGCGAAGGCAGTCTGACCCGTCCCAAAAAAGCAGTACCGTCCGGCTGCGGGGACGAGGACGAGGAGGAAAACATTATGGATACGATGATGAAGTATCTACCCGGCCCATTGCAGGACATGCTGAGGAAGTAA